The proteins below come from a single Thermotoga sp. KOL6 genomic window:
- a CDS encoding carbohydrate ABC transporter permease — MNILKNAVIIVIIVFLAIAWILPVYVMFTTSFKTLAEVSTGHYLSFPTRFQFENWKQAFNILKLPLKNSFIVSLCATFITVFIGSWSGYALARFKFKGRNGLFFMIAIVTFLPYQIFLIPLTRLIVSLGLFNTLSGMILSYVILNTPMATLITSLFFRTIPKELQEAAFLDGCGPVIFYFKILIPISVSGLMSAAVLSFVNIWNEFIIALSLSRDPTTRLAIPVVAGLKGSYVAQWNMLMAGAAIVSIPGILVLLFFGKFFIKGLIAGAMKE, encoded by the coding sequence ATGAATATTTTAAAAAATGCTGTTATCATTGTGATAATTGTTTTCCTTGCAATCGCATGGATTCTACCAGTTTATGTTATGTTTACTACATCGTTCAAAACATTAGCTGAAGTAAGTACCGGTCACTATCTTTCTTTTCCTACAAGGTTCCAATTTGAAAATTGGAAGCAAGCTTTTAATATTCTTAAACTTCCCTTAAAAAACAGCTTTATTGTAAGCCTATGCGCCACTTTTATAACGGTGTTTATCGGCTCTTGGAGTGGTTATGCTTTAGCCAGATTCAAATTTAAAGGAAGAAATGGTTTGTTCTTTATGATTGCAATCGTTACATTTCTGCCCTATCAAATATTCCTAATTCCTTTAACTAGATTGATAGTTTCTCTTGGCCTTTTTAACACATTATCAGGGATGATTCTTTCATACGTTATTCTAAACACTCCTATGGCCACTTTAATAACTTCCCTGTTTTTCAGAACCATTCCTAAAGAACTGCAGGAAGCTGCTTTTTTAGATGGATGTGGGCCTGTTATTTTTTACTTCAAAATTCTTATACCAATTTCTGTATCTGGTTTAATGTCTGCTGCTGTATTAAGTTTCGTTAACATATGGAACGAATTCATAATAGCTCTGTCCTTGAGTAGAGATCCTACAACTCGTTTGGCTATACCAGTAGTGGCAGGGTTGAAAGGATCGTACGTTGCACAGTGGAATATGTTGATGGCAGGTGCAGCCATCGTTTCGATTCCAGGTATACTAGTTCTTCTTTTCTTTGGAAAATTCTTTATAAAAGGTCTTATAGCAGGTGCTATGAAAGAGTAA
- a CDS encoding carbohydrate ABC transporter permease, producing MLRLGEKGGRFIRVSRRTIFFFLLPAFVIIGVLYYMLLWTVVVSMTDWVGMNPTWKFAGFKNYKLLFSMPRFWVNMKNNIIWLVVFVVPTGVFGMILAYLLELFPSISRIVRPIYLYPLVVAPIVAGTLWAWFFDPQSGVLNSILDLVNLSNFKAGWIADPKLAVYCMIVAGIWQNLGFALVLYTAAIREIPREHIEAAKVDGANMRQIFFHIVVPEIGHATLIIFSLLVLYTLKVFDLVWIMTRGGPGYATEVLPYLMYRITFRQLLVGMGAAVAVVILMLSIVILIPLSKWMMARWIEE from the coding sequence TTGTTAAGGTTAGGTGAGAAAGGAGGGAGATTTATAAGAGTCAGCAGAAGAACTATTTTCTTCTTCTTATTGCCCGCTTTTGTAATAATTGGAGTTCTTTATTACATGTTACTTTGGACTGTTGTAGTTTCAATGACAGATTGGGTTGGTATGAATCCAACATGGAAATTTGCTGGATTTAAGAATTACAAATTACTTTTTAGTATGCCAAGATTCTGGGTAAATATGAAAAACAATATAATCTGGCTAGTGGTTTTTGTGGTACCAACTGGTGTGTTTGGGATGATATTGGCTTATCTTTTGGAGCTCTTCCCTAGCATTTCCAGAATAGTACGGCCTATATATCTTTACCCTCTAGTGGTGGCTCCAATTGTTGCTGGGACACTATGGGCGTGGTTTTTCGATCCTCAATCGGGTGTTTTAAATTCAATACTCGATCTTGTTAATCTAAGCAATTTCAAAGCAGGATGGATAGCAGATCCAAAGCTTGCTGTATATTGCATGATAGTTGCAGGTATATGGCAAAATTTGGGATTTGCTTTAGTTCTTTACACGGCTGCCATAAGAGAAATCCCTAGGGAGCATATAGAAGCTGCAAAAGTTGATGGTGCCAATATGCGTCAGATATTTTTTCATATCGTGGTCCCTGAAATAGGGCACGCTACATTGATAATATTTTCTCTATTAGTTCTTTATACTCTTAAAGTCTTTGATTTGGTTTGGATAATGACGAGAGGTGGGCCAGGGTATGCAACGGAGGTTCTGCCTTATTTAATGTATAGGATAACTTTCAGACAGCTTCTTGTTGGAATGGGAGCCGCCGTTGCAGTTGTTATTTTGATGTTGTCTATAGTTATTTTAATTCCTTTATCAAAGTGGATGATGGCGAGGTGGATAGAGGAATGA
- a CDS encoding ABC transporter substrate-binding protein, whose translation MRKFVTLLILIAAMLVVSASEKLVIYHWWTAGGERQAIDKLFELFKKAYPDIEIVENPIVGGGGTTLRTVLMGLLAAGMPPDTFQSLSGADLKNYVDGGYLAPVDDIWKEQNLDENFPPLMKKMVTFNGHVYAIPMSIHRANWLLYNKKIFDELNIQPPKNVEELLEVAKTIKQKRPDLWPITLGTRDKFTVVFLFDTILLSVGGPDIYEKFYTGQLDVKSEPLLRKAFEYFAELVPYIYPYHSAQTWDQALGRKDWVMMVIGDFAVGYMIATGKKYGVDWGAVPFPAEPNVFLMIVDTFTLPKKAKNVDAARKWLKFIAEPEPEKEFTIIKGSIAPHKLVPVEAYPDEVRRIDIRDFRNARIVPSSIHGVLAPESFLSEYQDILVNFLYSPDIDRVLNQIDNAMKFYKVKENSMWYWQTK comes from the coding sequence ATGAGAAAGTTTGTAACTCTACTCATTTTGATAGCAGCAATGCTTGTGGTTTCAGCTTCCGAAAAATTGGTAATCTATCACTGGTGGACGGCTGGTGGTGAGAGGCAAGCTATAGACAAACTATTTGAATTGTTCAAGAAAGCTTATCCAGACATTGAAATTGTTGAAAATCCAATTGTTGGAGGAGGGGGCACCACATTAAGAACCGTCCTCATGGGGCTTCTCGCAGCTGGTATGCCACCTGATACTTTCCAGTCGCTTAGTGGTGCAGACTTAAAAAACTATGTAGATGGTGGCTACCTAGCACCTGTTGATGATATTTGGAAAGAACAAAATCTTGATGAAAACTTCCCGCCTCTCATGAAAAAGATGGTGACATTTAATGGCCATGTCTACGCGATACCAATGAGCATCCATCGAGCTAATTGGTTGTTGTATAACAAAAAGATATTCGACGAATTAAATATACAACCACCTAAGAACGTTGAAGAGCTCTTGGAAGTAGCAAAAACAATAAAACAAAAACGACCGGATTTGTGGCCTATAACGCTCGGAACAAGAGACAAGTTTACTGTTGTATTTCTGTTTGATACTATATTGCTATCTGTAGGTGGTCCTGACATTTATGAAAAGTTCTATACAGGTCAACTTGATGTCAAAAGTGAACCTCTTCTCAGAAAAGCCTTTGAATATTTTGCAGAACTTGTACCGTATATCTATCCATATCACAGTGCTCAAACCTGGGATCAGGCTCTTGGAAGAAAGGATTGGGTGATGATGGTAATAGGGGATTTTGCGGTTGGGTATATGATAGCCACGGGTAAAAAATATGGCGTTGATTGGGGGGCTGTCCCATTTCCAGCAGAGCCAAACGTTTTCTTAATGATCGTGGATACATTTACTCTCCCAAAGAAGGCCAAAAATGTTGATGCAGCCAGAAAATGGTTAAAGTTTATAGCTGAACCCGAACCTGAGAAGGAATTTACAATAATAAAGGGATCTATAGCACCACACAAACTGGTACCAGTGGAAGCATATCCTGATGAAGTAAGGAGGATAGACATAAGAGATTTCAGAAATGCTCGGATAGTTCCAAGTTCTATACATGGTGTTCTCGCACCGGAATCTTTCTTGAGTGAATATCAGGACATTCTTGTGAATTTCCTCTATAGTCCAGATATTGATAGGGTATTAAACCAAATAGATAACGCTATGAAATTTTACAAAGTAAAGGAAAACAGCATGTGGTATTGGCAAACAAAGTGA
- a CDS encoding ROK family transcriptional regulator gives MFSVRKATKYRNAFEILELLLNHSVSRSEISEITGLTRTTVGNVVKTFIDLGFVEEKRGKRKNVPGAGRKPIPLEIIPSSLYAIGVGVLRHQAIGCLIDAKGKLLLYEMSPVFEKKNAEEVIKNITHVIDNLLEKANKESLKVKTIGLGIPGPLDPIKGMVLKPPKFSNFENIPLVQLLYDKYGIDVWIENDADMAALGEKRYGGGRTINNLIYIHISEGVGAGIIVDNHLYRGKIGYAGEVGHILLERNGNFVYFEDAYGMDVVIEKAKSEINGNISKLQDITERVKKGDKKAEELIKEIAKDFGLLILSLVHTLGIPDVFIGGKYQLLGDIFIEEIREIVKKYGIFGTKIKIQYSHLGDMAIPLGAASHAVVMYLKKLIIMKEYKTSPKRIFSILY, from the coding sequence ATGTTTTCTGTGAGAAAAGCAACAAAATATAGAAATGCTTTTGAAATTTTAGAGTTGTTGTTGAATCACAGTGTATCAAGATCAGAGATATCCGAAATAACAGGCCTTACCAGAACAACGGTTGGAAATGTTGTGAAAACATTTATAGATCTTGGTTTTGTAGAAGAGAAAAGGGGAAAGAGGAAAAACGTACCAGGTGCAGGAAGAAAGCCTATACCCCTAGAGATCATTCCCTCTTCTCTCTATGCAATTGGTGTTGGTGTGCTTCGACATCAAGCCATAGGATGCCTCATAGATGCTAAAGGGAAGCTTCTATTATATGAGATGAGTCCTGTGTTTGAAAAGAAAAATGCTGAAGAAGTCATCAAAAATATCACGCATGTTATCGATAATTTGTTAGAAAAAGCAAATAAAGAGTCTCTCAAAGTGAAGACAATAGGACTTGGTATACCAGGCCCCTTGGATCCTATAAAAGGTATGGTTTTGAAGCCTCCTAAGTTTTCTAACTTCGAAAATATTCCCCTTGTTCAATTGCTCTACGACAAATACGGAATAGACGTTTGGATAGAAAATGACGCAGATATGGCAGCACTTGGAGAGAAACGTTACGGTGGAGGAAGAACCATAAACAACCTTATATACATTCATATAAGCGAAGGGGTAGGTGCTGGAATCATTGTGGACAACCACCTGTACCGTGGAAAGATTGGTTATGCAGGAGAGGTAGGGCACATTCTGCTTGAAAGGAATGGAAACTTCGTGTATTTCGAAGATGCATACGGTATGGATGTGGTTATTGAGAAAGCAAAATCTGAGATAAATGGCAATATTTCGAAGTTACAGGATATAACGGAAAGAGTCAAAAAAGGAGACAAAAAAGCGGAGGAACTCATAAAAGAGATAGCTAAGGATTTTGGCCTTTTAATTCTTTCATTGGTCCACACACTAGGAATACCCGATGTATTCATAGGAGGAAAATATCAACTTCTAGGGGATATTTTTATCGAGGAAATAAGAGAAATTGTGAAAAAATACGGAATTTTTGGAACGAAGATCAAGATTCAATATTCACATTTGGGAGATATGGCTATACCTTTAGGAGCTGCCTCACATGCTGTTGTTATGTATCTGAAGAAACTTATTATTATGAAAGAGTACAAAACGAGCCCAAAAAGAATTTTCTCCATTCTATACTAA
- a CDS encoding (2Fe-2S) ferredoxin domain-containing protein has protein sequence MSKVKVEICVGTTCHIMGSYALVDTLESLPSWIKEKIDYKLSPCFDVCHGHMKPPIVKVEGQYYENMTPDDLKRVIMEILERGDKI, from the coding sequence GTGAGTAAAGTAAAGGTGGAGATATGCGTTGGAACAACTTGTCATATAATGGGTTCTTATGCCTTGGTAGATACTCTGGAAAGTCTTCCAAGTTGGATAAAGGAAAAAATAGACTACAAATTATCCCCCTGTTTCGACGTTTGTCATGGACACATGAAACCACCTATTGTGAAAGTGGAAGGACAGTATTACGAGAATATGACTCCAGACGATCTGAAAAGAGTGATCATGGAAATACTAGAAAGGGGAGATAAAATTTGA
- a CDS encoding monomeric [FeFe] hydrogenase gives MRRLVLNNIIKTRRRLYIELAKSYLEGKLKKVLPKLPSILIPENSSDKVRIFYEREILKEKVKFALGLDYSKVRDLELYEITDFLDEIVSGESELLEKENFVNVIDKICSECPGGRYYVTDLCRNCIAHSCENVCPRRAISIVDNRAQIDYSKCVNCGLCASACPYQAIIKLERPCEKMCYVNAIHPSEEGSMEIDHKKCSACGACYIACPFGAIETPSQLLQVLHELTSNKKIIGIYAPSAVAQFGSKVSIAQFREALKKAGFSDIFEVAIGADMVAEAEAEHLLKNNELMLTSCCPAFVHFVKNNFPDLANNISPVPSPMIMLSRKLREEFPDHKTVFIGPCIAKKMEAKNAGIPDYVITFEEIGAIFTAFGIEPMSLKGEKPRPATPYGWNFAYTGGVGEAVRYYVRKLADDKVADSLIHVFANGISECAQLLKDVKDGKLKVNIFEGMGCDGGCVAGPGILIDPAVAKANLKKMLTQKVIM, from the coding sequence TTGAGAAGACTTGTTCTTAATAACATAATAAAAACAAGACGAAGATTGTATATAGAACTGGCCAAAAGCTATTTAGAAGGAAAGTTGAAAAAAGTCCTTCCCAAGCTTCCAAGTATTTTGATACCGGAGAACTCATCTGACAAGGTAAGAATCTTTTATGAAAGGGAGATCCTCAAGGAGAAGGTGAAATTTGCTCTTGGCCTTGACTACTCTAAAGTGAGGGATTTAGAGTTATATGAAATAACAGATTTTCTTGATGAAATCGTTTCCGGAGAATCCGAACTCTTGGAGAAAGAAAATTTTGTGAACGTGATAGATAAAATATGCAGCGAATGTCCTGGTGGTAGATATTACGTAACAGATCTCTGCAGAAACTGCATAGCCCACTCTTGCGAGAACGTGTGTCCTAGGCGTGCAATTTCTATTGTGGATAACAGAGCTCAGATAGATTACAGCAAATGTGTGAACTGTGGTTTGTGTGCTTCTGCGTGCCCTTATCAAGCGATAATAAAACTCGAAAGGCCTTGTGAAAAAATGTGTTATGTCAATGCTATTCATCCATCAGAAGAAGGAAGTATGGAAATCGATCATAAAAAATGTTCTGCTTGTGGAGCTTGCTACATTGCTTGTCCTTTCGGTGCTATAGAGACACCTTCACAGCTTCTTCAGGTACTTCACGAACTTACATCGAACAAAAAGATCATAGGAATATATGCCCCATCTGCTGTTGCACAATTTGGTAGCAAGGTTTCTATAGCTCAATTCAGAGAAGCTTTGAAAAAAGCAGGATTTTCCGATATTTTTGAAGTAGCAATAGGAGCGGACATGGTAGCAGAAGCTGAGGCTGAGCACCTTCTGAAAAATAATGAATTGATGCTAACTTCCTGTTGCCCAGCATTCGTTCATTTTGTCAAGAACAACTTCCCAGATCTTGCAAATAACATATCACCAGTTCCATCACCTATGATCATGCTTTCCAGAAAGCTTAGAGAAGAATTCCCAGATCATAAAACAGTTTTCATAGGACCTTGTATAGCTAAAAAAATGGAAGCCAAAAACGCTGGAATACCAGATTACGTCATAACTTTCGAAGAAATAGGGGCGATATTCACAGCGTTCGGAATCGAACCTATGTCCCTTAAAGGAGAGAAACCAAGACCCGCTACTCCGTATGGATGGAATTTCGCCTACACCGGAGGAGTTGGAGAAGCAGTGCGTTACTATGTCAGGAAACTTGCTGATGATAAAGTTGCAGACTCTTTGATCCATGTGTTTGCAAACGGAATATCAGAATGCGCTCAACTCTTGAAAGACGTAAAAGATGGTAAACTGAAAGTAAATATATTTGAAGGCATGGGATGTGATGGAGGATGTGTGGCAGGCCCTGGCATCCTGATTGATCCCGCTGTTGCCAAAGCAAATCTTAAAAAGATGTTAACGCAGAAGGTGATAATGTGA
- a CDS encoding (2Fe-2S) ferredoxin domain-containing protein, translated as MKKLYVCLGSACHLKGAEKIAKIFEEMIETHGLKDKIILKGSFCLGPCLEAVVIKFEDRIIKNVTPENAKEVFEKEILPLLED; from the coding sequence GTGAAAAAGCTTTACGTATGCCTTGGAAGTGCTTGTCATCTCAAAGGAGCGGAAAAGATAGCTAAGATATTCGAGGAGATGATTGAGACACATGGTTTGAAAGACAAAATCATTTTAAAAGGTTCGTTCTGTTTGGGACCCTGTTTAGAAGCAGTTGTTATAAAGTTCGAAGATCGGATTATAAAAAATGTTACGCCAGAAAATGCCAAAGAAGTTTTTGAAAAAGAGATACTACCTCTATTGGAGGATTGA
- a CDS encoding PAS domain-containing protein — MEKSILELFWKYDPNGLVIVDKDMKIVESNPSFEHMFQIKHENARGFYIERLLGRAGIDIFKKVFESGESVTKDKIVFPSYGVTVRFIAFKIPGKDLAAGILVDITSEEKKKKELAEIKLGTINKINDVILKQMEVAQEIASLLGETVAETKASLLNLLKIIQGGKE; from the coding sequence ATGGAAAAGAGTATTTTGGAGCTGTTCTGGAAGTATGATCCCAACGGTCTTGTCATAGTGGACAAAGATATGAAGATAGTGGAATCAAATCCTTCATTTGAACACATGTTTCAGATAAAACACGAAAATGCCCGTGGTTTCTATATTGAAAGACTTTTAGGAAGAGCAGGTATAGATATTTTCAAAAAAGTCTTCGAATCTGGAGAATCAGTTACAAAAGATAAAATAGTCTTCCCATCGTACGGAGTCACAGTTAGATTCATAGCCTTCAAGATACCCGGTAAAGACCTCGCTGCGGGAATACTGGTCGATATAACTTCCGAAGAAAAAAAGAAAAAAGAACTCGCCGAAATAAAGTTAGGAACTATAAATAAGATAAACGATGTGATCTTGAAGCAAATGGAAGTTGCGCAGGAGATAGCGAGTCTTCTTGGAGAGACTGTTGCAGAAACAAAAGCGTCCCTTTTGAATCTTTTGAAGATAATCCAAGGAGGAAAAGAATAG
- a CDS encoding [Fe-Fe] hydrogenase large subunit C-terminal domain-containing protein has translation MINIILTNPDKCVRCMSCVRACEVNSNIVEESHVDIVPQMCIVCGACIEVCPEGARSYLKQIDIFRKWLTEEKVVAIVAPSYVAHYDEPYKFITALKKVGAIAVHEVATGAELSSMVIAEEIKSGKKVIASPCPTVVNYIKKWIPELIDRLSTAVSPMIAIARYARKQHPEAKIVFIGPCISKKSEIVQDEVKGDVDLALTFEEVDEFFESSKLNLKMLEESFPDEFNSLYGLSYPVVGGLAKTVGYYLQEDFDMVLDKDVVVIEGKWNMVKFLRKYFKNIQKGQDDENPVLAEVLYCDGGCIGGPGIRNDLEIFEKRKRVVEHTLRKLNNRRVELKRLYQDLNLTRCYKPEKVDYKIPKEEEINEILKKIGMLEKPLNCGACGYHTCKDRAIAVINGLIPWDLCIQYQFRKIEEEHERELLRIREETIEKAKKVINKQMEIAQEIAGLLGETVAETKASLLKVLDLITKEEETG, from the coding sequence GTGATCAACATAATTCTCACGAATCCAGATAAATGCGTAAGATGTATGAGCTGTGTGAGAGCGTGTGAAGTTAATTCTAACATCGTGGAAGAAAGTCACGTGGATATAGTTCCGCAAATGTGCATTGTCTGTGGCGCATGCATCGAAGTTTGTCCAGAAGGTGCACGATCCTATTTAAAACAGATCGATATCTTCAGAAAGTGGTTGACAGAAGAAAAGGTCGTAGCAATTGTTGCACCATCCTACGTTGCTCATTATGATGAGCCGTACAAGTTCATAACCGCTCTCAAAAAGGTGGGAGCTATCGCAGTGCATGAGGTTGCTACAGGTGCTGAGCTCTCATCTATGGTGATTGCTGAAGAGATAAAATCAGGAAAGAAAGTCATAGCTTCGCCATGTCCAACTGTTGTCAATTACATAAAAAAATGGATTCCAGAACTCATTGATAGATTATCCACAGCAGTGAGTCCTATGATAGCTATAGCAAGGTATGCAAGAAAACAACATCCTGAAGCAAAGATTGTCTTCATAGGACCATGTATCTCCAAAAAATCGGAAATTGTCCAAGATGAAGTTAAAGGTGATGTCGATCTTGCACTGACTTTCGAAGAAGTAGATGAATTTTTTGAAAGTAGCAAGTTGAATTTGAAAATGTTGGAAGAATCTTTCCCAGATGAGTTCAATTCACTCTACGGTCTTTCATATCCTGTTGTGGGCGGACTTGCAAAAACCGTGGGCTATTACCTTCAAGAAGATTTTGATATGGTTCTAGATAAAGATGTTGTTGTTATTGAAGGAAAATGGAACATGGTTAAGTTTCTCAGAAAATACTTTAAGAACATTCAAAAAGGGCAAGATGATGAAAATCCTGTCCTAGCAGAAGTTCTTTACTGCGATGGTGGATGCATCGGAGGACCTGGTATAAGAAATGATCTTGAAATTTTTGAAAAAAGAAAAAGGGTGGTTGAGCATACTTTGAGGAAACTAAATAACAGGCGAGTGGAGTTGAAAAGATTGTATCAAGATCTCAATTTGACGAGGTGTTATAAACCAGAGAAAGTCGATTATAAGATCCCAAAAGAAGAGGAAATAAACGAGATATTGAAAAAAATAGGAATGTTAGAGAAACCCTTAAACTGTGGAGCTTGTGGTTACCATACTTGCAAGGACAGAGCCATTGCTGTTATAAATGGTTTGATACCATGGGATCTCTGCATCCAATATCAGTTCAGAAAAATTGAAGAAGAACACGAAAGGGAGCTTCTAAGAATAAGAGAGGAAACAATAGAAAAAGCGAAGAAAGTCATCAATAAACAAATGGAAATAGCACAAGAAATAGCAGGACTTCTTGGAGAGACTGTTGCAGAAACAAAAGCGTCCCTTTTGAAAGTACTCGATCTGATAACCAAAGAGGAGGAAACTGGATGA
- a CDS encoding SpoIIE family protein phosphatase yields MTEVKYECYFKSLNKYNEELCGDVVKTLNSPNSFIAVLSDGLGSGVKANILATLTSEIISTMLKEGVDLTETVDTVTKTLPICKERGIAYSTFTIVQGLPNGNVKITNFDNPDPMIIVDGAIILEKPKQKVFAGKIVKIWELKLEPGDFIGLISDGVMYAGLGEFLNFGWGWENVAEYIQKLLRKYGNPRLVVENVIDVVNNYYNGKCGDDATVVGILVKEKENLIVFTGPPLNKEDDEKIVKKFLSLPGKKVVCGGTTVNIVSRILGKEPEMDISTARPEIPPMGKLEGIDLVTEGVLTMTKTLEYLKTSDFDELKLPSDRNAALELAKLLINADTVHIIMGQSINPFYQNPDLPASISIRKNIVEELARILREHGKEVTIEYC; encoded by the coding sequence ATGACGGAAGTGAAGTACGAATGCTATTTCAAAAGTTTGAACAAATATAATGAAGAGTTGTGTGGAGATGTAGTAAAGACTCTCAACTCTCCAAACTCCTTTATAGCGGTTCTGTCAGATGGTCTTGGAAGCGGTGTAAAAGCCAATATTCTGGCAACTTTAACTTCCGAGATAATATCCACCATGCTAAAGGAAGGAGTGGATCTGACCGAAACTGTGGATACAGTAACAAAAACCCTTCCTATATGTAAAGAAAGAGGGATCGCTTACTCTACTTTTACGATCGTTCAAGGTCTTCCAAATGGAAATGTTAAGATAACGAATTTCGATAATCCCGATCCTATGATCATCGTTGATGGCGCTATCATCCTGGAAAAGCCGAAACAAAAAGTTTTCGCGGGGAAGATTGTTAAGATTTGGGAACTCAAGTTGGAACCCGGTGATTTCATAGGCTTGATAAGTGACGGTGTTATGTACGCTGGACTTGGTGAATTTTTAAATTTTGGATGGGGCTGGGAGAATGTTGCAGAATACATCCAAAAACTATTGAGAAAATACGGAAATCCAAGGCTTGTTGTTGAAAATGTTATTGATGTTGTCAACAATTACTACAATGGAAAGTGTGGAGATGATGCAACAGTAGTGGGAATTCTTGTTAAAGAAAAAGAAAATCTCATCGTATTCACAGGTCCCCCACTGAATAAAGAAGATGATGAGAAGATCGTTAAAAAATTCCTATCTCTCCCGGGGAAAAAGGTAGTTTGTGGTGGTACAACAGTCAATATAGTTTCAAGGATTCTTGGAAAAGAACCGGAGATGGATATATCCACAGCAAGGCCTGAAATTCCCCCAATGGGAAAGCTTGAGGGAATTGATCTCGTAACAGAAGGAGTTCTTACCATGACAAAAACCTTGGAATACTTGAAAACATCGGATTTCGACGAACTCAAACTTCCATCCGATAGAAATGCAGCTCTTGAACTTGCAAAACTTTTGATAAACGCAGATACCGTTCATATCATCATGGGGCAAAGTATAAATCCCTTTTATCAAAATCCAGATCTCCCTGCGAGTATTTCGATAAGAAAAAACATAGTCGAGGAGCTCGCAAGGATCCTTAGAGAACATGGAAAAGAGGTAACGATAGAATATTGTTGA
- a CDS encoding lysylphosphatidylglycerol synthase transmembrane domain-containing protein, giving the protein MKKNILLSLVIGVGAIVLIMSLAGSREVWKDFQDLNLDYLFWLSLNLFTIVSIDALRTKILLKDVSFKTCVLNSLWGFYAGAVTPFAAGGQPFQIYHLVKSGVPFEKAASTIAMRFFSSFSFTIVSGFVFFLLYLDIFRSLGIIGDFFFVGIVLAFFFYIFIIFLSFSQRFLERFFLSKVVLKIIRFFSRKAQEEVRSFVRERIIGYVSTVKAFWKDSRIKFFFIVLLSALMIVLIHASTYLSLKAVNGQVEVSLFQIISVQLALSLVVYFVPTPGASGAVEIAYYVVYSNIVSKAEAMISLLVWRFFNYYLFIVIGIFLGINRLTKKPEEEASG; this is encoded by the coding sequence ATGAAAAAAAATATTCTACTCTCGCTGGTCATCGGCGTTGGAGCGATAGTCCTCATAATGTCACTTGCGGGTAGTAGAGAGGTTTGGAAAGACTTTCAAGATCTAAACTTAGATTATCTCTTTTGGCTTTCTCTCAACCTTTTTACCATTGTTTCTATCGATGCTCTCAGGACGAAAATTCTTCTCAAGGATGTTTCTTTCAAAACGTGTGTTTTGAATTCTCTGTGGGGCTTTTACGCTGGAGCGGTAACACCTTTCGCGGCAGGGGGTCAGCCTTTCCAAATATATCATCTTGTGAAGTCCGGTGTGCCCTTTGAAAAGGCCGCTTCTACCATAGCTATGAGATTTTTCTCTTCATTTTCTTTCACGATCGTTTCTGGTTTTGTCTTTTTCCTTCTATATCTCGATATTTTCAGATCTTTGGGAATAATCGGGGATTTTTTCTTCGTGGGTATTGTTCTCGCGTTTTTCTTTTACATTTTCATAATCTTTCTTTCTTTCAGTCAGAGATTTCTAGAAAGATTCTTTCTTTCCAAAGTTGTTCTAAAAATCATAAGATTCTTCTCTAGAAAGGCTCAAGAAGAGGTGAGAAGTTTCGTGAGAGAGAGAATCATCGGGTACGTCTCCACCGTGAAAGCATTTTGGAAAGATTCAAGAATAAAATTTTTCTTCATCGTTTTACTTTCCGCTTTGATGATAGTGTTGATTCACGCGAGTACTTATCTTTCTCTGAAGGCTGTGAATGGACAGGTTGAGGTGTCCTTGTTTCAAATTATCAGTGTTCAACTTGCCTTGAGTTTGGTTGTATATTTTGTTCCCACTCCGGGAGCCAGTGGGGCGGTTGAAATAGCTTATTATGTAGTTTATTCCAACATCGTTTCCAAAGCAGAAGCAATGATATCCTTGCTAGTTTGGAGGTTCTTCAATTACTATTTGTTCATAGTGATCGGAATATTTCTCGGAATCAACAGACTAACAAAAAAACCGGAGGAAGAAGCCTCCGGTTGA